From the genome of Amycolatopsis sp. NBC_01488, one region includes:
- a CDS encoding ferric reductase-like transmembrane domain-containing protein, producing the protein MTALWYASRATGLAALVLFTAVVVLGTVTSARVASPRWPRFAIAAVHRNLSLVTVVFLAVHIATAVIDPYAGIDPYAGIRWISVVVPFVSAYHPVSLGVGTVAFDLLVAVIVSSLLRPRINARLWKAVHWTAYLCWPAAVVHGLEIGGADSGLTWVRALLASCVIATVVAVLWRATVRHPDTEARRGTLGDVR; encoded by the coding sequence ATGACCGCGTTGTGGTACGCCAGCCGGGCGACCGGGCTGGCCGCGCTGGTGTTGTTCACCGCCGTCGTGGTTCTCGGCACCGTCACCAGTGCCCGCGTCGCGTCCCCGAGGTGGCCCCGCTTCGCCATCGCGGCGGTGCACCGCAACCTGTCCCTGGTGACCGTCGTGTTCCTGGCGGTCCACATCGCGACGGCGGTCATCGACCCCTACGCGGGCATCGACCCCTACGCGGGCATCCGGTGGATCAGCGTCGTGGTCCCGTTCGTCTCGGCCTACCACCCCGTGTCGCTCGGGGTCGGCACCGTCGCGTTCGACCTGCTCGTCGCGGTGATCGTGTCGAGCCTGCTGCGACCGCGGATCAACGCCCGGCTCTGGAAAGCCGTGCACTGGACGGCGTACTTGTGCTGGCCCGCGGCGGTGGTGCACGGCCTGGAGATCGGCGGCGCCGATTCCGGTCTGACGTGGGTCCGCGCGCTGCTGGCGTCCTGCGTGATCGCCACGGTGGTCGCCGTGCTCTGGCGCGCGACGGTCCGCCACCCCGACACCGAGGCGCGGCGCGGAACACTGGGAGACGTGCGATGA
- a CDS encoding NADH-ubiquinone oxidoreductase-F iron-sulfur binding region domain-containing protein, giving the protein MYEVALGTPVADVLALAGGPDERPQAVLFGGYGGAWLPAPVAVHQRLTHEDLRAAGATLGVASLTVLPARACGLAETARVLRYLAGESARQCGPCMFGLPAIAEDFTALVLGGRGAAQAGQRLRRRLSVIPGRGACAHPDGAVRLAAGALRCFGNDLRAHLAMRPCAWAAQPSLPLPDWDRRSGDWT; this is encoded by the coding sequence GTGTACGAAGTCGCGCTCGGCACGCCGGTCGCCGACGTCCTCGCGCTGGCCGGCGGCCCGGACGAACGTCCCCAAGCGGTCCTGTTCGGCGGGTACGGCGGCGCGTGGCTCCCCGCCCCCGTCGCGGTCCACCAACGACTGACCCACGAGGACCTGCGCGCCGCCGGCGCCACGCTGGGGGTCGCCTCACTGACCGTGCTGCCCGCCCGGGCCTGCGGTCTGGCCGAGACCGCCCGCGTACTGCGGTACCTGGCCGGCGAATCGGCCCGCCAATGCGGACCGTGCATGTTCGGCCTGCCCGCCATCGCCGAAGACTTCACCGCCCTCGTCCTCGGCGGCCGCGGTGCGGCGCAGGCCGGGCAACGGCTCCGGCGCCGGCTCTCGGTCATCCCCGGGCGCGGCGCCTGCGCCCATCCCGACGGCGCGGTACGCCTGGCGGCCGGCGCTCTGCGGTGTTTCGGCAACGACCTGCGCGCCCACCTCGCGATGCGCCCGTGCGCGTGGGCCGCTCAGCCCTCGCTGCCGCTGCCTGACTGGGACCGGCGAAGCGGAGATTGGACGTGA